A genomic region of Arachis stenosperma cultivar V10309 chromosome 9, arast.V10309.gnm1.PFL2, whole genome shotgun sequence contains the following coding sequences:
- the LOC130947952 gene encoding uncharacterized protein C24B11.05-like, with product MDADHGIAGVKYECLLFDMDDTLYPMSMGLNLQCRHNIEDYMLEHLHIEESEVPKMCLDLYKEYGTTMAGLKLLGYEFDNDEFHAYVHGRLPYEKLKPDPVLRNLLLSMPQRKIIFTNADQAHAAQVLNRLGLEDCFEGIICFETLNPPKEPKDDDDMVIESAEFNNDNNLRDSHIICKPSLEAFEAAIRIANVDPNKTIFFDDSTRNIETGKAAGLQTVIVGRSDLVPGADHVLSSIHNIKEAIPEIWEVEVDNIKGRIQSQGLEAMVLA from the exons ATGGATGCCGATCATGGGATTGCTGGAGTCAAGTACGAGTGCTTGCTTTTTG ATATGGATGACACTCTCTACCCAATGAGCATGGGTTTAAATTTGCAATGTCGTCATAACATAGAAG ATTATATGTTGGAGCACTTGCATATTGAAGAAAGTGAAGTACCAAAGATGTGCCTGGATCTGTACAAGGAATATGGGACAACTATGGCAGGATTGAAG CTCCTTGGTTATGAGTTTGACAATGATGAGTTTCATGCTTACGTTCATGGAAGATTACCATATGAGAAACTGAAGCCTGATCCAGTGTTAAGGAACCTTCTTCTTTCCATGCCTCAGCGCAAAATT ATTTTCACCAATGCAGATCAAGCACATGCAGCTCAAGTTCTCAACAGATTAGGTTTGGAAGATTGTTTTGAGGGAATTATATGCTTTGAAACTCTTAATCCTCCCAAAGAACCTAAGGATGATGATGATATGGTCATAGAGAGTGCAGAATTTAATAATGACAATAATTTAAGGGACTCACATATCATATGCAAACCATCCCTTGAAGCCTTTGAAGCTGCCATTAGAATAGCTAATGTTGATCCAAATAAAACA ATTTTCTTTGATGACAGTACTAGAAATATTGAAACCGGAAAAGCAGCTGGACTTCAAACTGTCATA GTGGGGCGATCGGATTTGGTGCCTGGTGCCGACCATGTTCTAAGCAGCATTCACAATATCAAAGAAGCAATACCTGAAATATGGGAGGTTGAAGTAGACAACATAAAGGGAAGGATCCAGTCTCAAGGACTTGAAGCCATGGTCCTTGCATAA
- the LOC130949312 gene encoding uncharacterized protein LOC130949312 gives MYDTFVLAADKDIRVLFHCVRSFPEVRIHELYAKLEVAVDSSGASAPVHSSTTAGGASCSVPAIRPSVPQVVSPFFAADLVQTEAVRTVRSPNQGVRQQAFQGESGRAIDDEVQGFGEPDRVENTMRDDDSEQEPVNIFGDSDDDTGAKPHAQQGPSSSGTQHYPPHFSAINLEALGEHPAGIATVGGSSTEFQIRQSFQSKDEAVLSVKDYSIRRGVEYRVLESDHLKYHGKCKDFGKSCSWLIRISLRARKGTWEVRRYNGPHTCLATSIFSDHRQLDYHVICARIFPLVSADAAVPIKVLQQATEADYGFKPSYRKVWKAKQKAVAQIYGDWEESYAELPRWMLGVQLTMPGIVTVLQTSPVRVMDQIDESTVYFHRLFWTFPPCVEAFQHCKLLVSIDGTHLYGKYGGTLLLAIAQDGNSNILPIAFALVEGENVESWSFFLSNLRTHVTPQEGILVISDRHNGIKAALENPVNGWLPPRAYRAYCIRHVAANFSLSFKGKDARRMLVNAAYAKTEAEFYY, from the coding sequence ATGTATGATACGTTCGTGTTAGCGGCTGACAAAGATATTAGGGTTCTGTTTCATTGCGTAAGGAGTTTTCCGGAGGTCAGAATACATGAGCTGTATGCGAAGTTGGAGGTTGCTGTGGATAGTTCTGGGGCATCGGCTCCTGTTCACAGCTCGACTACCGCAGGTGGTGCGTCTTGCTCGGTGCCTGCGATCCGGCCATCTGTTCCGCAGGTTGTCTCACCTTTCTTTGCGGCTGATTTGGTACAAACGGAGGCAGTTCGTACTGTACGTTCCCCTAATCAAGGGGTCCGGCAGCAGGCATTTCAGGGGGAATCAGGTCGTGCCATAGATGATGAAGTTCAAGGCTTTGGGGAACCTGATCGAGTAGAAAATACAATGCGGGACGATGACTCTGAGCAGGAGCCTGTAAATATCTTTGGAGACAGCGATGATGACACCGGTGCTAAACCACATGCACAACAAGGTCCTTCAAGTTCTGGCACACAGCATTACCCTCCACACTTCTCCGCTATAAACTTGGAGGCTCTGGGTGAACACCCGGCGGGAATTGCTACAGTTGGCGGTTCGTCAACAGAATTTCAGATTAGGCAATCCTTCCAGAGTAAAGATGAAGCTGTTCTTAGTGTGAAGGACTATAGCATCCGTCGAGGTGTTGAGTACCGAGTGTTGGAATCGGACCATCTGAAGTATCATGGAAAGTGCAAGGATTTCGGCAAAAGTTGTAGTTGGCTGATTCGGATTTCGCTCCGTGCACGAAAGGGCACTTGGGAGGTTAGGAGGTACAACGGTCCCCACACTTGCTTAGCCACATCTATTTTCAGTGATCACCGTCAGCTTGATTACCACGTTATCTGTGCGAGGATTTTTCCGTTGGTTAGTGCGGATGCTGCAGTACCGATCAAGGTGTTGCAACAAGCAACTGAAGCTGATTACGGCTTCAAGCCCAGTTACCGGAAGGTTTGGAAAGCAAAACAGAAGGCAGTTGCACAAATATATGGAGATTGGGAAGAGTCTTATGCCGAGTTGCCACGTTGGATGCTAGGGGTGCAGTTGACGATGCCCGGGATAGTTACTGTGTTGCAGACCTCTCCTGTTCGAGTTATGGACCAGATTGATGAGTCAACAGTGTACTTTCATCGTCTATTCTGGACATTTCCACCTTGCGTTGAGGCCTTCCAGCATTGCAAGCTGCTTGTGAGTATTGATGGTACCCACTTGTACGGCAAATATGGAGGCACCTTACTGTTGGCGATTGCACAGGATGGGAACTCAAACATCCTCCCGATAGCATTCGCCCTTGTGGAGGGGGAAAATGTAGAGTCATGGTCTTTTTTCTTGTCCAACTTAAGAACGCATGTGACGCCACAAGAGGGTATCCTTGTTATCTCAGACAGGCATAACGGCATCAAGGCTGCACTTGAGAATCCCGTGAATGGTTGGCTGCCACCACGTGCTTATCGGGCGTACTGTATCCGTCATGTGGCAGCAAATTTCAGCCTTTCTTTTAAAGGTAAAGATGCCAGAAGGATGCTGGTTAATGCGGCGTATGCAAAAACTGAGGCAGAGTTCTATTACTAG
- the LOC130948731 gene encoding uncharacterized protein LOC130948731 isoform X2, producing the protein MRAFPSSHSSSFLFPQPPSSSSSSSTPPPPPHSLSFFLSFPFHFNNLSTPKPRSLNNHPHFFSCSASKFSLDVDHEDEDEDNDVASSSGDLFLTDDYDDDDDDYDDDGEVSEEYLAEDGVYIEVVKLGKNSRRIESRISVNASLDAVWSILTDYERLADFIPGLAVSQLLEKGENYARLLQIGQQNLAFGIKFNAKVVVDCYEKELETLVSGIKRDIEFKIIEGDFQVFEGKWSILQFNNGSCEDSQVQVNTTLSYIVDIRPKLWLPVHLIEGRLCNEIKRNLVAVRDESHKAIDSTIHAC; encoded by the exons ATGCGCGCATTCCCATCGTCACactcttcttctttccttttcccTCAACCaccttcctcttcttcttcctcttcaacaccaccaccaccaccacactCGCTCTCATTCTTTCTGTCTTTTCCCTTCCATTTCAACAATCTCTCCACTCCCAAACCACGCTCCCTCAACAACCACCCTCACTTCTTCTCATGCTCCGCTTCCAAATTCTCTTTGGATGTCGATCATGAAGACGAAGATGAAGATAATGatgttgcttcttcttctggTGATTTATTTCTGACAGAcgattatgatgatgatgatgatgattatgatgatgatggtgaagtATCAGAAGAGTATTTGGCAGAGGATGGTGTGTACATAGAGGTGGTGAAGCTTGGCAAGAACTCACGAAGAATCGAATCCAGAATCTCCGTCAATGCTTCGCTTGATGCCGTTTGGAGCATCTTGACGGATTATGAGAGGTTGGCTGATTTCATTCCTGGCCTTGCCGTTAGCCAATTGCTCGAAAAGGGTGAAAATTATGCTCGTCTCTTGCAG ATTGGACAGCAGAACTTGGCATTTGGAATTAAGTTTAATGCTAAAGTAGTTGTAGATTGTTATGAGAAAGAGCTGGAGACTCTTGTGTCTGGTATTAAGCGTGACATTGAATTCAAGATTATAGAAGGAGATTTTCAAGTCTTTGAAGGAAAATGGTCTATTTTGCAG TTCAACAATGGAAGTTGTGAAGATTCTCAAGTCCAAGTTAACACGACACTCTCATATATCGTTGATATTAGGCCGAAGCTATGGTTGCCCGTGCATCTCATAGAGGGTAGACTTTGCAATGAGATAAAGAGGAATCTTGTAGCAGTTAGGGACGAATCTCATAAAGCTATTGACAGTACTATACATGCATGTTAA
- the LOC130948731 gene encoding uncharacterized protein LOC130948731 isoform X3: MRAFPSSHSSSFLFPQPPSSSSSSSTPPPPPHSLSFFLSFPFHFNNLSTPKPRSLNNHPHFFSCSASKFSLDVDHEDEDEDNDVASSSGDLFLTDDYDDDDDDYDDDGEVSEEYLAEDGVYIEVVKLGKNSRRIESRISVNASLDAVWSILTDYERLADFIPGLAVSQLLEKGENYARLLQIGQQNLAFGIKFNAKVVVDCYEKELETLVSGIKRDIEFKIIEGDFQVFEGKWSILQEIQC, translated from the exons ATGCGCGCATTCCCATCGTCACactcttcttctttccttttcccTCAACCaccttcctcttcttcttcctcttcaacaccaccaccaccaccacactCGCTCTCATTCTTTCTGTCTTTTCCCTTCCATTTCAACAATCTCTCCACTCCCAAACCACGCTCCCTCAACAACCACCCTCACTTCTTCTCATGCTCCGCTTCCAAATTCTCTTTGGATGTCGATCATGAAGACGAAGATGAAGATAATGatgttgcttcttcttctggTGATTTATTTCTGACAGAcgattatgatgatgatgatgatgattatgatgatgatggtgaagtATCAGAAGAGTATTTGGCAGAGGATGGTGTGTACATAGAGGTGGTGAAGCTTGGCAAGAACTCACGAAGAATCGAATCCAGAATCTCCGTCAATGCTTCGCTTGATGCCGTTTGGAGCATCTTGACGGATTATGAGAGGTTGGCTGATTTCATTCCTGGCCTTGCCGTTAGCCAATTGCTCGAAAAGGGTGAAAATTATGCTCGTCTCTTGCAG ATTGGACAGCAGAACTTGGCATTTGGAATTAAGTTTAATGCTAAAGTAGTTGTAGATTGTTATGAGAAAGAGCTGGAGACTCTTGTGTCTGGTATTAAGCGTGACATTGAATTCAAGATTATAGAAGGAGATTTTCAAGTCTTTGAAGGAAAATGGTCTATTTTGCAG GAAATACAGTGCTAA
- the LOC130948731 gene encoding uncharacterized protein LOC130948731 isoform X1 has translation MRAFPSSHSSSFLFPQPPSSSSSSSTPPPPPHSLSFFLSFPFHFNNLSTPKPRSLNNHPHFFSCSASKFSLDVDHEDEDEDNDVASSSGDLFLTDDYDDDDDDYDDDGEVSEEYLAEDGVYIEVVKLGKNSRRIESRISVNASLDAVWSILTDYERLADFIPGLAVSQLLEKGENYARLLQIGQQNLAFGIKFNAKVVVDCYEKELETLVSGIKRDIEFKIIEGDFQVFEGKWSILQQFNNGSCEDSQVQVNTTLSYIVDIRPKLWLPVHLIEGRLCNEIKRNLVAVRDESHKAIDSTIHAC, from the exons ATGCGCGCATTCCCATCGTCACactcttcttctttccttttcccTCAACCaccttcctcttcttcttcctcttcaacaccaccaccaccaccacactCGCTCTCATTCTTTCTGTCTTTTCCCTTCCATTTCAACAATCTCTCCACTCCCAAACCACGCTCCCTCAACAACCACCCTCACTTCTTCTCATGCTCCGCTTCCAAATTCTCTTTGGATGTCGATCATGAAGACGAAGATGAAGATAATGatgttgcttcttcttctggTGATTTATTTCTGACAGAcgattatgatgatgatgatgatgattatgatgatgatggtgaagtATCAGAAGAGTATTTGGCAGAGGATGGTGTGTACATAGAGGTGGTGAAGCTTGGCAAGAACTCACGAAGAATCGAATCCAGAATCTCCGTCAATGCTTCGCTTGATGCCGTTTGGAGCATCTTGACGGATTATGAGAGGTTGGCTGATTTCATTCCTGGCCTTGCCGTTAGCCAATTGCTCGAAAAGGGTGAAAATTATGCTCGTCTCTTGCAG ATTGGACAGCAGAACTTGGCATTTGGAATTAAGTTTAATGCTAAAGTAGTTGTAGATTGTTATGAGAAAGAGCTGGAGACTCTTGTGTCTGGTATTAAGCGTGACATTGAATTCAAGATTATAGAAGGAGATTTTCAAGTCTTTGAAGGAAAATGGTCTATTTTGCAG CAGTTCAACAATGGAAGTTGTGAAGATTCTCAAGTCCAAGTTAACACGACACTCTCATATATCGTTGATATTAGGCCGAAGCTATGGTTGCCCGTGCATCTCATAGAGGGTAGACTTTGCAATGAGATAAAGAGGAATCTTGTAGCAGTTAGGGACGAATCTCATAAAGCTATTGACAGTACTATACATGCATGTTAA
- the LOC130947953 gene encoding peptidyl-prolyl cis-trans isomerase, chloroplastic-like → MASSFSTQLLQSQILLPRFHHLQGKLSQDVSMVRKPQVVCSSIGSRIGYNQTLASRSHYAVRLSVTQQSEAKSMRYRRMTCMNATESELLAKVTTKCFFDVQIAGESAGRIVFGLFGDVVPKTAENFRALCTGEKGYGYKGCYFHRIIKDFMIQGGDFTEGNGTGGVSIYGSRFEDENFNLKHAGPGVLSMANAGPDTNGSQFFICTVPTPWLDNRHVVFGQVIDGMDVVKTLESLETSPRDNSPKKACKIANCGELPLDG, encoded by the exons ATGGCCTCTTCATTCTCAACTCAATTGCTGCAAAGTCAAATTCTACTTCCCCGTTTTCACCATCTCCAG GGGAAACTTAGCCAAGATGTGTCGATGGTTCGGAAGCCGCAGGTTGTCTGTAGCAGTATCGGATCACGGATTGGTTACAACCAAACACTGGCTTCAAGATCACACTATGCTGTGAGGCTTTCTGTCACACAACAATCTGAAGCAAAATCAATGAGATATAGGAGAATGACATGCATGAATGCCACCGAAAGT GAGCTGCTAGCCAAAGTGACAACTAAGTGCTTCTTTGATGTACAAATTGCGGGTGAATCTGCTGGCAGGATTGTTTTTGGTTTATTTGGGGACGTCGTTCCTAAAACAGCCGAGAATTTTCGAGCTTTGTGCACAG GAGAGAAAGGATATGGCTATAAAGGATGCTACTTCCATCGTATAATCAAAGACTTCATGATTCAAGGCGGGGACTTCACCGAGGGAAAT GGAACCGGTGGAGTTAGTATCTATGGTTCTCGGTTTGAAGATGAGAATTTTAACT TGAAGCATGCTGGTCCTGGAGTTTTGAGTATGGCAAATGCTGGTCCTGATACCAATGGTAGTCAGTTTTTTATTTGCACCGTACCG ACGCCATGGCTAGACAATCGCCATGTTGTGTTCGGACAAGTCATTGATGGAATGGATGTTGTGAAGACTCTCGAGTCACTAGAGACGAGCCCGCGTGATAACAGCCccaagaaagcatgcaaaatcGCTAATTGCGGTGAACTGCCTCTTGATGGTTGA
- the LOC130949310 gene encoding uncharacterized protein LOC130949310, whose protein sequence is MDKFKHCAFHQKFGHTTDECVMAKDLLERLARQGLLDKYVDGRIQQRQPRTGGNQPENTNAQEKVKYQPSQTRGLISRISGGCSGGGLTSSARKRTYRAMLVVEGVPSEVAPQSSTSTITFEHSNYQAKATNLDGPVVISIQAGNLLVRKVFLDPCNNVDVLIYSTFQKMKLAKR, encoded by the coding sequence ATGGACAAATTCAAGCACTGTGCtttccatcagaaatttggccACACCACTGATGAATGTGTGATGGCCAAAGATCTTCTTGAAAGACTAGCGAGACAAGGCCTATTGGACAAGTATGTTGACGGTCGCATCCAACAAAGACAACCAAGGACAGGCGGGAACCAACCTGAAAACACAAATGCACAGGAGAAGGTAAAATATCAACCATCTCAGACAAGGGGTCTAATTAGCCGTATCTCTGGAGGATGCTCAGGAGGAGGACTTACCAGCTCGGCAAGAAAAAGAACGTATCGAGCAATGTTAGTGGTGGAAGGAGTACCATCCGAAGTTGCACCACAGTCATCAACATCAACTATAACCTTTGAGCATTCTAATTATCAAGCAAAAGCAACAAACTTGGATGGTCCAGTTGTTATCTCCATCCAGGCTGGAAACCTTTTAGTAAGGAAGGTCTTCCTCGACCCATGCAACAACGTCGATGTGTTGATTTATTCCACTTTTCAGAAAATGAAGCTCGCGAAAAGATAA